In Paenibacillus hexagrammi, the following are encoded in one genomic region:
- a CDS encoding AAA family ATPase, with the protein MRKFLLWLAAIVIVGVGVYVGGPIAWSAAIGVFSLLFQLLYAVVFIIIQFVALFWFLARGRTYWILPGETGATWEDYRGNPEIVENAKRIVTLLKGVKEFKEMGGEAIRGFLLCGPPGTGKSYLAQVIANEAKVPFAYASAPSFQNMFFGVGNLKVMRLYKKARKLAKVYGACIIFIDEIDAIGMSRQGGGGGGGMLMGMGGGTGLLNELLLQMDPLTLTAPGSPSSCVR; encoded by the coding sequence TTGCGGAAATTTCTTCTATGGCTCGCAGCTATTGTCATCGTCGGCGTTGGCGTGTATGTGGGAGGACCGATAGCTTGGAGCGCCGCCATCGGTGTGTTTAGTTTACTTTTTCAGCTGCTTTACGCCGTCGTTTTTATTATTATTCAATTTGTCGCCTTGTTCTGGTTTCTTGCCAGGGGGCGTACGTACTGGATTCTACCAGGAGAGACAGGAGCAACCTGGGAGGATTATCGCGGAAACCCGGAGATCGTCGAGAATGCGAAACGGATTGTAACCCTGTTAAAAGGTGTCAAAGAGTTCAAGGAAATGGGAGGGGAAGCGATTCGGGGCTTCCTGCTCTGTGGACCACCGGGGACGGGGAAATCTTATTTGGCTCAAGTTATCGCGAATGAAGCTAAGGTTCCTTTTGCCTATGCGTCAGCGCCAAGCTTTCAGAACATGTTCTTCGGCGTAGGCAACTTGAAGGTCATGCGTCTATATAAGAAGGCACGCAAGCTCGCTAAAGTGTACGGCGCCTGCATCATTTTCATCGATGAAATCGACGCGATCGGCATGAGCCGGCAGGGCGGCGGAGGCGGCGGCGGTATGCTGATGGGAATGGGCGGGGGAACCGGTTTACTTAATGAGCTGCTGCTGCAGATGGACCCCCTAACCTTGACAGCTCCTGGTTCGCCAAGTTCCTGCGTACGTTAG
- a CDS encoding AAA family ATPase yields MDLYHPAPYLRSVQLLRDEVPSFDRYPFYLRSIRELATLPLHPKVTYIVGENGMGKSTLLEALAVAWGFNAEGGGLNYSFSTFASHSELHRYLRLVRGLRKPRDGFFFRAESYYNLASNIEELDRDPTGGRKIIESYGGKSLHEQSHGESFFSAFMNRLRGYGFYVMDEPEAALSPFRQLSMLARIHELVLHNSQFIISTHSPILMAYPDSIIYQLTEDGIQTVTLEETDHYMITREFLNNKQRMLNELFREEE; encoded by the coding sequence ATGGACCTGTATCATCCAGCCCCTTATTTAAGATCCGTACAACTATTACGGGACGAGGTTCCCTCTTTCGATCGGTATCCCTTCTACCTTCGTTCCATCAGAGAGCTTGCTACGCTGCCGCTTCATCCCAAGGTTACCTACATCGTAGGCGAAAACGGCATGGGAAAATCCACGCTTCTTGAAGCACTTGCGGTAGCATGGGGATTTAACGCGGAAGGCGGCGGCTTGAACTACTCATTCTCAACCTTTGCTTCGCATTCCGAGCTGCACCGGTATCTCCGCCTAGTTCGGGGTCTTAGAAAGCCGCGTGACGGGTTCTTTTTCCGTGCTGAAAGCTACTATAACTTGGCCAGTAACATCGAGGAACTGGATCGTGATCCGACTGGCGGGCGCAAAATCATTGAAAGCTATGGCGGCAAATCGTTGCATGAGCAGTCACACGGGGAATCATTCTTTTCCGCCTTCATGAACCGGCTTCGGGGCTACGGATTTTATGTGATGGACGAGCCGGAAGCGGCTTTGTCGCCATTCCGTCAACTATCGATGCTGGCAAGAATTCATGAGCTTGTCCTGCATAATTCCCAATTTATCATTTCTACACACTCGCCTATTCTTATGGCTTATCCGGACTCTATCATTTATCAGCTTACGGAAGATGGGATTCAGACCGTCACCTTGGAAGAGACGGATCATTACATGATCACGAGGGAATTCTTGAACAATAAGCAGCGAATGCTGAACGAGCTGTTTCGGGAAGAGGAATGA
- a CDS encoding YebC/PmpR family DNA-binding transcriptional regulator, which translates to MGRKWNNIKEKKASKDANTSRIYAKFGLEIYVAAKKGEPDPESNQALKFVLERAKTYNVPRAIIDRAIEKAKGGGDDNYEELRYEGFGPNGSMVIVDALTNNVNRTAPAVRSAFTKCGGSMGVSGSVSYMFTATAVIGVEGKSVDEVLELLMEADVDVRDILEEDEAVIVYAEPHQFHAVQEAFKHAGITEFKVAEQTMLAQNYVTLTEDAQVQFDKLIDMLEDLEDVQQVYHNVEFADEE; encoded by the coding sequence ATGGGACGCAAATGGAATAATATTAAAGAAAAGAAAGCATCCAAAGACGCTAACACGAGTAGGATTTATGCCAAATTCGGTCTTGAGATATACGTAGCCGCCAAAAAAGGCGAGCCTGATCCAGAGTCGAATCAAGCGCTGAAATTCGTACTAGAGCGCGCAAAGACCTACAATGTTCCCCGCGCGATTATCGACCGCGCCATTGAGAAAGCAAAAGGCGGCGGTGATGATAACTACGAAGAACTGCGTTACGAAGGCTTCGGTCCTAACGGATCAATGGTCATTGTAGATGCGCTGACCAATAACGTGAACCGTACGGCGCCGGCAGTCCGTTCCGCTTTCACGAAGTGCGGCGGCAGCATGGGCGTAAGCGGCTCCGTATCTTATATGTTTACGGCTACTGCCGTAATCGGTGTGGAAGGCAAATCCGTAGATGAAGTGCTCGAACTGCTGATGGAAGCGGATGTCGACGTTCGCGACATTTTGGAAGAGGACGAAGCTGTTATCGTTTATGCGGAGCCGCATCAATTCCATGCGGTTCAAGAAGCATTCAAGCACGCAGGTATTACCGAGTTTAAGGTTGCAGAGCAGACGATGCTTGCACAAAACTATGTAACTCTGACTGAAGATGCTCAAGTTCAATTCGACAAGCTGATCGATATGCTGGAGGACCTGGAAGACGTTCAGCAGGTTTACCATAACGTTGAGTTTGCAGACGAAGAATAG
- a CDS encoding winged helix-turn-helix transcriptional regulator — protein sequence MANAPEKKCPVETTLDVIGGKWKGVILYYLISGTKRFGELRKIYPQVTHHSLTLQLRDLEREGIIDRKTYDQVPPKVEYSLTEFGKTLIPIISLMKEWGELYMERERASEHASND from the coding sequence ATGGCAAATGCTCCAGAAAAGAAGTGTCCAGTCGAAACGACGTTGGATGTTATTGGCGGAAAGTGGAAAGGGGTCATTCTTTATTACTTGATAAGCGGAACGAAGCGGTTCGGAGAGCTTCGCAAAATCTACCCTCAAGTCACGCATCATAGTCTTACCTTGCAGCTGCGGGATCTCGAACGAGAAGGAATCATTGACCGCAAAACGTATGATCAAGTACCGCCTAAGGTCGAATATTCGCTAACCGAATTTGGTAAAACCTTGATCCCCATCATTTCACTGATGAAAGAATGGGGAGAGCTTTACATGGAACGTGAACGAGCAAGCGAGCATGCCTCGAACGATTGA
- a CDS encoding SDR family NAD(P)-dependent oxidoreductase, with protein MKRFEGQTALITGGGTGMGRAAALRLAEEGANVVIAGRRTKELQVVYEEIVSQGGRALAVQTDVADPQQVEALVNKTLEVFERLDMAWNNAGMLGAFSPVHQLSFEDFDTLMSVNLRGVFACLKYEIAAMLDLGIQGSIVNTSSWTAHGAMPGTSGYAASKGALDAMMRTVALEVGPSNIRINNVSPGMIATPMSQEVLSDETMARPFVKQTPLQRVGQSEDVADAVLWLLSDDARFVTGQSILVDGGYTIGGLRP; from the coding sequence ATGAAGAGATTTGAGGGCCAGACAGCGCTTATCACTGGGGGCGGCACCGGGATGGGCCGCGCTGCAGCACTAAGGCTCGCAGAGGAAGGCGCCAATGTCGTTATTGCAGGTCGACGAACGAAAGAGCTTCAAGTCGTTTATGAAGAAATTGTCTCTCAAGGAGGTAGGGCCCTTGCCGTTCAGACTGATGTTGCCGACCCTCAGCAGGTCGAAGCGCTTGTAAACAAAACGCTGGAGGTGTTTGAACGTCTAGATATGGCATGGAACAATGCCGGCATGCTTGGTGCTTTCTCACCTGTACATCAACTATCTTTTGAAGATTTCGATACACTGATGTCGGTCAATTTGCGTGGTGTTTTCGCCTGTTTAAAATACGAGATCGCAGCCATGCTCGACCTTGGAATCCAGGGCTCAATCGTTAACACATCTTCGTGGACGGCCCATGGGGCAATGCCCGGCACTTCAGGCTATGCAGCCTCAAAAGGAGCTCTTGATGCGATGATGAGAACCGTGGCGTTAGAGGTAGGTCCCAGCAACATTCGAATTAACAATGTCAGTCCTGGAATGATTGCAACTCCGATGTCACAGGAGGTTCTAAGTGACGAGACTATGGCGAGACCCTTCGTCAAACAAACTCCCTTACAGCGGGTAGGCCAATCCGAAGATGTGGCTGATGCTGTGCTCTGGCTGCTTTCCGACGACGCTCGATTTGTTACTGGTCAGAGCATACTCGTAGATGGCGGGTATACGATCGGCGGATTACGCCCGTGA
- a CDS encoding aminoglycoside phosphotransferase family protein, translated as MAHQEEVLKGGNVNHIVRVGNTVRRPIGYWSTNVHKLLQYLEEMGFEGAPRFLGIDDAGREMLTFMPGKVPGNDYPELEPYMWSDETLVSSARLLRRFHDVTTEFALNLENKWQLSYGEEAEHEVICHNDAALYNVVFQQEVPVALIDFDMSGPGPRIWDIAYFLYTSVPLAGFAPEPSSGKTMVYQYELHAEERRRRIRLVFEAYGMPMPENLQPWIIERLTVLCNTLRDGAANGNPAFQKMVDEGHLAHYEREIRFVTEHFDEWV; from the coding sequence TTGGCACATCAGGAAGAAGTGTTAAAAGGCGGTAATGTAAATCACATTGTCCGAGTAGGGAACACTGTTCGCCGCCCTATAGGTTATTGGAGCACTAATGTTCACAAATTACTCCAATATTTAGAAGAGATGGGCTTTGAAGGAGCACCTAGATTTCTTGGAATAGATGATGCTGGTCGTGAAATGCTGACGTTTATGCCTGGAAAAGTACCGGGAAACGATTATCCAGAGCTTGAGCCTTACATGTGGTCGGATGAAACGCTAGTAAGCTCGGCCCGATTATTACGTCGTTTTCATGATGTAACTACAGAGTTTGCTTTGAATTTGGAAAATAAATGGCAGCTTAGCTATGGTGAGGAAGCAGAGCATGAAGTCATCTGCCATAATGACGCAGCGCTGTACAATGTTGTTTTTCAGCAGGAGGTTCCTGTTGCCTTGATTGATTTTGACATGTCAGGCCCAGGTCCCCGTATATGGGACATCGCGTATTTCCTTTATACATCGGTTCCGCTTGCAGGCTTTGCTCCTGAACCTTCTTCTGGGAAAACGATGGTCTATCAGTATGAATTACATGCTGAAGAGCGGCGACGGAGAATTCGTTTGGTTTTTGAAGCATATGGAATGCCTATGCCTGAGAACCTACAACCATGGATTATTGAACGTTTGACCGTACTATGCAATACGCTTAGAGATGGTGCTGCTAACGGAAATCCTGCCTTTCAAAAGATGGTTGATGAGGGGCATCTGGCGCATTATGAGAGGGAGATTCGCTTTGTAACAGAGCATTTTGATGAATGGGTGTAA
- a CDS encoding DUF1811 family protein, giving the protein MTKDELHQEIESLKTQMEAVQFPSQLEILSSKFNFARAYLLSPEDYPPGLYEVTDQELPMKVDYLNGVMAWGTMNGEEVSFPISLLRKIG; this is encoded by the coding sequence ATGACGAAAGACGAATTGCATCAGGAGATTGAGAGCTTAAAGACACAGATGGAGGCCGTGCAGTTCCCAAGTCAGCTGGAGATTCTGAGCAGCAAATTCAATTTTGCCCGTGCTTATTTGCTATCGCCGGAGGATTATCCACCTGGTCTCTATGAAGTCACGGATCAGGAGCTGCCGATGAAAGTGGATTACTTGAACGGTGTCATGGCGTGGGGAACGATGAATGGGGAAGAGGTTAGTTTTCCAATCTCACTGCTTCGAAAAATTGGATGA
- a CDS encoding tRNA(His) guanylyltransferase Thg1 family protein, with the protein MAKDDFGNRMKQYEFASRQLLPRRLPVLLRIDGCHFHTFTRGLKKPFDEQLTAAMWETCKFLGAQIMGCRLVYHQSDEISMLLTNDDKWTTEAWFDNNVQKVVSVSASLATAKFNEEIKKVLPDKELAVFDSRAWVLPHDEVANYFIWRQQDATKNSISMVAQANFSHAELQGLNGKQLQDKLFVERGINWNDLPVWQKRGICITKQTFMKGTAVRHKWETDHETPVFTQHRDYIEQYVYGNKEV; encoded by the coding sequence ATGGCAAAAGATGATTTCGGCAACCGCATGAAGCAATATGAATTTGCTTCGCGGCAGCTGCTGCCGAGAAGGCTTCCAGTACTGCTGCGGATAGACGGCTGTCACTTTCATACTTTTACCCGCGGGTTAAAGAAGCCTTTTGATGAACAATTGACCGCAGCCATGTGGGAAACCTGTAAATTTCTAGGTGCTCAAATCATGGGCTGCAGGCTGGTTTACCACCAAAGTGATGAAATATCTATGTTGTTAACGAATGATGATAAATGGACCACAGAAGCATGGTTTGATAATAATGTTCAAAAAGTCGTATCTGTGTCCGCATCCCTGGCGACCGCTAAATTTAATGAAGAAATCAAGAAGGTGCTTCCCGATAAAGAGCTCGCAGTCTTTGACAGCAGGGCATGGGTGCTTCCACATGATGAAGTTGCTAACTACTTTATATGGCGGCAGCAGGATGCAACGAAGAACAGTATCTCTATGGTTGCTCAGGCGAATTTTTCGCATGCAGAATTACAGGGGCTAAATGGGAAGCAGCTTCAGGATAAGCTGTTTGTGGAGAGAGGGATCAATTGGAATGATCTTCCGGTGTGGCAAAAGCGTGGGATCTGCATCACCAAACAGACCTTTATGAAGGGAACTGCCGTACGTCATAAATGGGAAACGGATCATGAGACTCCTGTATTTACACAGCATAGAGACTACATTGAACAATACGTGTACGGGAACAAGGAAGTGTAG
- a CDS encoding GNAT family N-acetyltransferase, whose protein sequence is MFIRELALEEEWPIDVLLLADPDEAMIRSYRYRGSCYVAEVDKQIVGAYVLLPTRPKTAEIICIAVEESHQGRGIGRALICHAVQTAKDSGYVHLDVGTGNSSISQLALYQKCGFRIVGVERDHFVKHYMEPIMEDGLPCLDMIRLQLELG, encoded by the coding sequence GTGTTCATAAGAGAACTAGCGTTAGAGGAAGAATGGCCCATCGATGTATTGCTGTTGGCTGATCCGGATGAAGCGATGATTCGTAGCTACCGTTACAGAGGGAGCTGTTATGTCGCGGAAGTGGATAAGCAAATTGTAGGGGCGTATGTCCTGCTGCCTACCAGACCCAAGACAGCTGAGATTATCTGCATCGCAGTGGAAGAATCGCATCAAGGCCGAGGCATCGGGAGAGCTCTGATCTGCCATGCTGTCCAAACAGCGAAGGATTCAGGCTATGTCCATTTGGATGTGGGTACAGGCAATTCTAGTATTAGCCAACTGGCTCTGTATCAAAAGTGTGGATTTCGCATCGTCGGAGTTGAGCGGGATCATTTTGTTAAGCACTATATGGAGCCTATTATGGAGGATGGATTACCTTGTTTGGATATGATCCGGCTGCAGCTGGAGCTTGGATAG